A single window of Nicotiana tomentosiformis chromosome 1, ASM39032v3, whole genome shotgun sequence DNA harbors:
- the LOC104085989 gene encoding nudix hydrolase 20, chloroplastic-like produces the protein MGCNYYCHSISQRLPRFISYTPIPIPSLRSPISPFRRRQLRSFAISAAGGSSFTWNDVLQLPESPQNDSSTLSAFFDKIKLCNRNLEKQSEFMPFVMEDQTIGYVHHVFADYLKPFQNVFIFPQNNSSQYCTLHPNLRTPEDRTKAVANVVKSLGELIPGIRNELYPVVSSFGEPVFFSLERAAAPYYGIKAYGIHMSGYVEKNDQKFLWLAKRSATKSTYPGMLDHLVAGGLPHGISCWENVVKECKEEAGIPRSISRQAVPVGAVSYVDIEGYRMKRDVLFCYDLKLPAEGFAPRNEDGEVESFRLVPVTQVANVIRSTSFFKANCNLVIIHFLFRHGYIRPEEFGYLRLLQSLTSGCCS, from the coding sequence ATGGGTTGCAATTACTACTGTCACTCCATTTCTCAGAGGCTCCCTCGCTTTATTTCTTATACCCCAATTCCAATTCCGAGTCTCAGATCCCCAATTTCCCCTTTCCGCCGCCGGCAATTACGTTCATTTGCCATTTCAGCTGCCGGCGGCAGTAGCTTCACCTGGAACGACGTCCTTCAACTCCCCGAATCTCCTCAAAATGACTCTTCTACCCTCTCAGCTTTCTTCGATAAAATCAAGCTCTGTAATCGCAATTTGGAGAAGCAAAGCGAGTTCATGCCTTTCGTTATGGAAGACCAAACGATTGGGTACGTTCACCATGTGTTTGCTGATTATCTTAAGCCATTTCAAAATGTATTCATTTTCCCCCAAAATAATAGTAGTCAATATTGCACTTTACATCCAAACCTGAGGACACCTGAGGATCGAACTAAAGCTGTAGCCAATGTTGTGAAGTCTTTAGGCGAATTAATTCCAGGCATTAGAAATGAGTTATATCCGGTAGTTTCATCTTTCGGGGAACCGGTATTTTTCTCGCTGGAACGAGCAGCTGCGCCGTATTATGGTATAAAAGCTTATGGGATTCATATGAGTGGCTATGTTGAGAAAAATGACCAGAAATTTTTATGGTTAGCTAAGAGAAGTGCAACAAAATCCACTTATCCAGGAATGCTGGATCATTTAGTTGCAGGGGGATTGCCACATGGCATTTCTTGCTGGGAGAATGTTGTTAAGGAATGTAAAGAGGAGGCAGGGATACCGAGGTCTATTTCGCGTCAAGCTGTGCCAGTTGGAGCTGTGTCGTACGTTGACATAGAAGGATATAGGATGAAGAGAGATGTCCTGTTTTGTTATGATCTTAAGCTTCCTGCTGAAGGCTTTGCTCCTCGTAATGAGGATGGGGAGGTTGAAAGTTTTCGATTGGTCCCAGTTACACAAGTTGCAAATGTCATTCGAAGTACATCGTTCTTTAAAGCAAACTGTAATCTTGTCATTATTCATTTCCTTTTCCGGCATGGGTACATCAGACCAGAAGAGTTTGGGTACCTGAGGCTACTGCAGAGTTTGACAAGTGGGTGTTGCTCTTAA
- the LOC104085990 gene encoding zeta-carotene desaturase, chloroplastic/chromoplastic, translated as MATSSAYLCCPATSATGKKHILPNGSAGFLVFRGPRLSNRFVTRKSVIRADLDSMVSDMSTNAPKGLFPPEPEHYRGPKLKVAIIGAGLAGMSTAVELLDQGHEVDIYESRPFIGGKVGSFVDRRGNHIEMGLHVFFGCYNNLFRLLKKVGAEKNLLVKDHTHTFVNKGGEIGELDFRFPVGAPLHGINAFLSTNQLKIYDKARNAVALALSPVVRALVDPDGALQQIRDLDSVSFSEWFMSKGGTRASIQRMWDPVAYALGFIDCDNISARCMLTIFALFATKTEASLLRMLKGSPDVYLSGPIKKYILDKGGRFHMRWGCRQVLYETSSDGSMYVSGLAMSKATQKKVVKADAYVAACDVPGIKRLVPQKWRELEFFDNIYKLVGVPVVTVQLRYNGWVTELQDLERSRQLKRATGLDNLLYTPDADFSCFADLALASPEDYYIEGQGSLLQCVLTPGDPYMPLLNDEIIKRVSKQVLALFPSSQGLEVTWSSVVKIGQSLYREGPGKDPFRPDQKTPVENFFLAGSYTKQDYIDSMEGATLSGRQASAYVCDAGEKLVVLRKKIAAAESNEISEGVSVSDELSLV; from the exons ATGGCTACTTCTTCAGCTTATCTTTGTTGTCCTGCAACTTCTGCTACTGGAAAGAAACATATTTTGCCAAATGGGTCAGCTGGATTCTTGGTTTTCCGTGGTCCCCGTTTGTCCAACCGGTTTGTGACCCGGAAGTCAGTTATTCGTGCTGATTTGGACTCCATGGTCTCTGATATGAGTACTAATG CTCCAAAAGGGCTATTTCCACCTGAACCTGAACATTATCGGGGGCCAAAGCTGAAAGTAGCTATTATTGGAGCTGGGCTTGCAGGCATGTCAACTGCTGTGGAGCTCTTGGATCAAGGACATGAG GTGGATATATATGAATCAAGGCCTTTTATTGGTGGGAAAGTGGGATCTTTTGTTGATAGACGTGGAAACCACATTGAAATGGGACTGCATGTGTTCTTTGGTTGCTATAATAATCTGTTCCGTTTGTTAAAAAAG GTGGGTGCTGAAAAAAATCTGCTAGTGAAGGACCATACTCACACATTTGTAAATAAAGGGGGTGAAATAGGGG AGCTTGATTTCCGCTTTCCAGTTGGAGCACCCCTACACGGAATTAATGCATTTTTGTCTACCAATCAGCTAAAG ATTTATGATAAGGCTAGAAATGCTGTAGCTCTTGCCCTTAGTCCAGTGGTGCGGGCTTTAGTTGATCCAGATGGCGCGTTGCAGCAGATACGTGATCTAGATAGT GTAAGCTTTTCAGAGTGGTTTATGTCTAAAGGTGGGACGCGTGCTAGCATCCAGAGGATGTGGGATCCTGTCGCATATGCTCTTGGATTCATTGACTGTGACAATATCAGTGCTCGGTGTATGCTCACTATATTTGCATTATTTGCCACTAAAACGGAGGCTTCCCTATTACGCATGCTTAAAGGTTCTCCGGACGTTTATTTGAGTGGTCCAATTAAGAAATACATCTTGGATAAGGGGGGAAG GTTTCACATGAGGTGGGGGTGCAGACAGGTACTCTATGAGACATCCTCTGATGGCAGTATGTATGTCAGCGGGCTTGCCATGTCAAAG GCCACTCAGAAGAAAGTTGTAAAAGCTGATGCCTATGTCGCTG CATGTGATGTCCCTGGAATTAAACGATTGGTACCTCAGAAGTGGAGGGAATTGGAATTCTTTGACAACATTTACAAATTGGTTGGAGTGCCTGTTGTTACAGTACAACTACGATACAATGGCTGGGTTACAGAGTTGCAGGACTTGGAGCGTTCGAG GCAATTGAAGCGCGCTACAGGTTTGGACAATCTCCTGTATACACCAGATGCAGATTTCTCTTGCTTTGCGGACCTTGCATTGGCATCTCCTGAAGATTATTACATTGAGGGCCAAGGCTCATTGCTTCA ATGTGTCCTTACACCTGGTGACCCTTACATGCCTCTactaaatgatgaaatcataaaaagAGTGTCAAAGCAG GTTTTGGCACTATTTCCTTCTTCCCAAGGTCTTGAGGTTACCTGGTCATCAGTTGTGAAAATTGGGCAATCCCTATATCGTGAAGGACCTGGTAAAGACCCATTCAGACCTGATCAGAAGACTCCAGTGGAAAATTTCTTTCTTGCTGGCTCATATACAAAACAG GACTACATAGATAGCATGGAAGGGGCAACTCTTTCAGGTAGGCAAGCATCTGCATACGTATGTGATGCTGGCGAGAAGCTGGTGGTGTTGCGGAAAAAGATTGCTGCTGCTGAGTCAAACGAGATCTCTGAAGGTGTATCAGTATCTGATGAGTTGAGTCTTGTCTGA
- the LOC104085991 gene encoding DNA damage-repair/toleration protein DRT102, with translation MAHDSTKRPLKIIAGADSFGCNLKDTLLSQLRALNIDVEDLGTDKYYSVGEEIGRRVSQAANNNPAVETRGLVACGTGVGVAIFANKFPGVYAATCLNLDEARNARSINNCNVLAVSGMNTTPEVAAEVLKTFLETPFRSPCPASGSNPWPDEIDQFLENSVTEMSKIGTLGPKLENGERGESGTCNLCSLVKDREFKPVEIMPGGSMTIVRESPTSAFVKFTAGSVEPAHHHTFGHDLVVLKGSKRVWNLSKGKKYDLGVGDYLFTPAGDVHRVKYLEDTEFFLKWEGQWDLVFDEDHAAANAAIDKEKES, from the coding sequence ATGGCTCATGATTCAACCAAACGACCCTTGAAAATCATCGCCGGCGCCGATTCATTCGGCTGCAACCTCAAAGACACCTTACTCTCTCAACTCCGCGCTCTCAACATCGACGTCGAAGACCTCGGCACCGACAAATACTACTCCGTCGGCGAAGAAATCGGTCGCCGAGTTAGCCAAGCCGCTAATAATAACCCCGCCGTCGAGACACGTGGACTCGTCGCCTGTGGTACCGGCGTCGGAGTCGCCATCTTCGCAAACAAATTCCCCGGCGTTTATGCCGCCACGTGTCTCAACCTCGATGAAGCGCGGAATGCTCGTTCCATCAATAATTGCAACGTTCTCGCCGTCTCCGGCATGAATACTACGCCGGAAGTGGCTGCCGAAGTTCTCAAGACGTTTCTAGAAACACCCTTTAGGTCTCCCTGCCCGGCTTCTGGATCAAACCCATGGCCTGACGAAATTGATCAATTCTTGGAAAATTCGGTTACTGAAATGTCAAAGATAGGAACTTTGGGGCCTAAATTGGAAAATGGGGAAAGGGGGGAATCTGGGACTTGTAATCTTTGTTCATTGGTAAAGGACAGAGAGTTTAAGCCAGTGGAAATAATGCCAGGTGGGTCAATGACAATAGTGAGGGAGAGTCCTACTTCAGCTTTTGTGAAGTTCACTGCAGGGAGTGTTGAGCCAGCTCATCATCATACATTTGGGCATGATCTTGTGGTGTTAAAGGGGAGTAAAAGGGTGTGGAATTTGAGTAAAGGGAAGAAATATGATTTGGGTGTTGGGGATTATTTGTTTACTCCAGCTGGAGATGTGCATAGGGTGAAGTATTTGGAGGACACGGAGTTCTTTCTCAAGTGGGAGGGGCAGTGGGATTTGGTCTTTGATGAGGATCATGCTGCTGCCAATGCTGCAATTGATAAGGAAAAGGAGAGTTGA